The proteins below come from a single Drosophila teissieri strain GT53w chromosome 3L, Prin_Dtei_1.1, whole genome shotgun sequence genomic window:
- the LOC122618381 gene encoding RNA-binding protein 45, which produces MSDYRSQSRSGGGRGGQEYSNDDDPPMSRLFIICNKAHTEEDFREAFSPYGEIEDIWVVKDKHTQENKGIAYVKFSKTSDAAKAQEEMNGKTIGKMDRTLKVLVAANRNQGSNKSENEQEKYVRLFIVIPKTATEEDIREEFSQWGDVESVTIVKEKNNGNPKGFGYVRFTKFYYAAVAFENCSAKYKAVFAEPKGSTRTQRDQYGRPSEDNPLYSSSGRGNSNFNGGGSSSGGGGSSSYNNDWNVSQNNDMAAFLRMQNVPVAQPSCLEVNVSNCVNQDQLWRLFDIIPGLDYCQIMREHGPRTNEALVVYDNPEAAIYAKDKLHGLEYPMGERIIVKVNGMSSARMDTSFIDKRTKKDAICNVPLPPTQPLASPDDQVAQRLFIVLSANLPHSILKNIFSCWSGLIDVYLLPNKNCGYVKYAEVESAQMAIRTLNGAEICGTKIKVMEAEERSGSDGDDGGRKRLRRN; this is translated from the exons ATGTCGGACTACAGATCACAATCGCGCAGTGGCGGAGGACGTGGCGGCCAGGAGTACTCAAACGACGATGATCCGCCGATGTCGCGGCTATTCATCATTTGCAACAAGGCACACACGGAGGAGGATTTCCGTGAAGCCTTCTCGCCATACGGCGAAATCGAGGATATTTGGGTAGTGAAGGACAAGCACACGCAGGAGAACAAGGGAATCGCCTACGTCAAGTTCTCCAAGACATCGGATGCGGCCAAGGCGCAGGAGGAGATGAACGGCAAGACCATTGGCAAGATGGATCGCACCCTCAAAGTCCTGGTGGCAGCCAA TCGCAATCAGGGCTCAAATAAGTCTGAGAACGAGCAGGAGAAGTACGTAAGACTCTTCATAGTAATCCCGAAAACAGCCACCGAGGAGGATATTCGCGAGGAGTTCTCCCAGTGGGGCGATGTGGAATCTGTCACAATTGTCAAGGAGAAGAACAATGGCAATCCCAAGGGCTTTGGATATGTCCGCTTCACCAA GTTCTACTATGCAGCTGTGGCTTTCGAAAACTGCTCCGCGAAGTATAAAGCTGTTTTTGCTGAGCCAAAGGGTTCTACACGCACACAAAGGGATCAGTACGGTCGTCCCTCCGAGGATAATCCTTTGTATAGCAGCTCGGGACGTGGCAATTCCAATTTTAATGGAGGCGGTAGCAgcagcggtggcggcggtagcagcagctacaacaaCGACTGGAATGTGTCGCAGAACAACGACATGGCGGCCTTCCTTCGCATGCAGAATGTCCCAGTGGCCCAGCCCTCATGCCTGGAGGTCAACGTGAGTAACTGCGTCAACCAGGATCAGCTCTGGCGGCTCTTCGACATCATACCCGGCTTGGATTACTGCCAAATCATGCGTGAAC ATGGACCGCGCACCAATGAGGCCTTAGTGGTGTATGACAACCCAGAAGCCGCTATTTATGCCAA GGATAAACTCCATGGATTGGAGTACCCAATGGGCGAACGCATCATTGTCAAAGTCAATGGAATGAGCTCAGCTCGAATGGACACATCCTTCATAGACA AGCGCACCAAAAAGGATGCCATCTGCAATGTGCCTTTGCCCCCAACTCAGCCACTGGCATCGCCGGACGACCAGGTGGCCCAACGACTGTTTATTGTGCTCTCTGCG AACTTGCCGCATTCGATCTTGAAAAACATATTCTCTTGCTGGTCGGGACTGATCGACGTCTACCTGCTGCCCAACAAGAACTGTGGCTACGTCAAGTACGCGGAGGTCGAGAGTGCTCAAATGGCCATTCGCACCCTGAATGGAGCCGAAATTTGCGGCACCAAAATCAAG GTCATGGAGGCTGAGGAGCGCAGTGGATCCGATGGCGATGATGGTGGTCGCAAGCGGTTAAGGCGGAATTGA
- the LOC122618386 gene encoding protein twisted gastrulation, translated as MAEMRKKSHTEEFEGMPALFRAMSSSPNDGYTYNWTVVSISTAGQPGSGPNCTVLYLDQCTSWNKCRQTCLKTGATSYRWFHDGCCECVGEQCINYGVNESRCRLCPEPGIEDEED; from the coding sequence ATGGCAGAAATGCGCAAAAAGTCGCACACCGAGGAATTCGAAGGAATGCCAGCCCTGTTCAGGGCCATGTCCTCCTCTCCAAACGATGGATACACCTACAATTGGACCGTGGTCTCGATTTCAACGGCTGGACAACCAGGTTCCGGTCCAAACTGCACCGTTTTGTATCTGGATCAGTGTACATCCTGGAATAAGTGTAGACAGACCTGCCTGAAAACCGGAGCCACCAGCTACAGGTGGTTTCATGATGGATGTTGCGAGTGCGTGGGAGAACAGTGCATAAATTACGGCGTGAACGAAAGCAGATGTCGACTGTGTCCTGAACCAGGAATTGAAGATGAAGAGGATTGA
- the LOC122618383 gene encoding ribosome biogenesis protein BRX1 homolog, which yields MGRKFLNKKKKAAPQLEIVPLDENPPLPPQRSSDDVVPKKEKWVNKQRVLVFSARGISHRDRHLMKDIKTLMPHHRPESKMERSKTLSVVNEMCEMKHCNKAMLFEGRRKRDLYMWISNTTGSTGPSAKFLIENIHTMAELKMTGNCLRGSRPLLSFDSKFDELPHLKLLKELFVQTYSVPNHHPKSQPFVDHVYTFTYLDKRIWFRNFQILSEDGGLSEVGPRYVLNPVKIFDGSFTGKTIWENPDYVSPSKQRQVLKKAAKDKYVNRVEQKVKHEATRPVRAYDGADNEELFEDDDPVETAKILAAIAKKKKEEAAKQTPKSALTKKIKEKQLQAVKDVIERKKARTIKRVKKV from the exons ATGGGCCGCAAGTTCCTGAATAAGAAAAAGAAGGCTGCGCCGCAGCTGGAGATAGTGCCGCTTGATGAAAACCCACCACTGCCGCCACAGCGATCCTCAGATGATGTGGTGCCCAAAAAG GAAAAGTGGGTGAACAAACAGCGCGTGCTGGTCTTCTCCGCACGCGGTATTAGCCACCGTGATCGGCACTTAATGAAGGATATTAAGACCCTGATGCCACACCATCGTCCCGAATCCAAAATGGAACGCTCCAAAACCTTGTCGGTGGTCAACGAAATGTGCGAAATGAAGCACTGCAATAAGGCCATGCTGTTCGAGGGACGCCGGAAAAGGGATCTGTATATGTGGATATCCAACACCACGGGATCCACTGGTCCATCGGCTAAATTCCTCATCGAAAACATTCACACAATGGCCGAACTGAAGATGACGGGCAACTGCTTGCGGGGATCGCGCCCACTGCTCTCGTTCGACTCCAAATTCGACGAGCTGCCGCATCTTAAGCTGCTCAAGGAGCTGTTCGTGCAGACCTACTCCGTGCCCAACCATCATCCGAAGAGCCAGCCCTTCGTGGATCACGTATACACCTTCACCTACCTGGACAAACGCATCTGGTTCAGAAACTTCCAGATTCTGTCCGAGGATGGCGGCTTGTCCGAAGTCGGACCACGTTACGTGTTGAATCCTGTGAAAATATTCGATGGTTCCTTTACTGGCAAAACCATTTGGGAGAATCCAGACTACGTGAGCCCATCCAAACAGCGACAGGTACTCAAGAAGGCCGCCAAGGACAAGTACGTAAACCGAGTGGAACAAAAGGTCAAGCACGAGGCCACGCGACCGGTCAGAGCTTACGATGGCGCGGATAACGAAGAGCTGTTTGAGGACGATGATCCCGTGGAGACGGCCAAGATTCTGGCTGCGATagccaaaaagaagaaggaggaagcCGCCAAACAGACACCCAAATCGGCGCTTACCAAGAAGATCAAGGAAAAACAACTGCAGGCCGTTAAAGATGTGATTGAAAGAAAGAAGGCTAGAACCATTAAACGCGTGAAAAAGGTTTAA